Sequence from the Gordonia crocea genome:
TCGGTCGCTGCGGGTTCCGACGTCGAACAGGCCCCCATCACCAGGGCGCCGACTGTGACGGCGGAAACAAACCCGAGCGTTCTGCGCGTATGCATGCAGTCGAGTCTCACATGTCGATGGTAGTTTCGAGGCCATGCTCAACTACCGCCTGGTCGCCGGAGCTGTCGCCGCAGCCATCGGCATCCTCGTCGGTGTTCTCGGAATCTTCGCGGCCGCACTGATCGCCACCAGCTCCAGTCCCGCGACCGACGCCAATCGCGTGAACCCCAACGACGGCTTCGTCCCCGGCAGCGTCGACTACGGTTCCCGCGGCGACGGCGGAGCCGCCAACTGAGCACCGCTCACCGCCTGACCCGCCGCGGAATCGCGGCAATCTGCGTCGCCGCCCTCCTGCTGGCGTTCGCCCAGTCGCCCGGGCGCATCGCCGCCGACACCAAGCTCGACCTGACCGCCAACCCGCTGGGATTCCTGTCCCGGGCCGCGCACCTGTGGACGCCCACCGCCCCCCTCGGCCAGGTCCAGAACCAGGCCTACGGCTATTTCTTCCCGCACGGCGCATTCTTCGCGCTCGGCCACCTGTTGCACATCCCACCGTGGATCACCCAGCGTCTGTGGTGGGCGTTGCTCCTGGCCGTCGGCGTCGTCGGCATCGTGAAACTGGCCGAGGCGCTCGGTATCGGCTCGCCCGGTTCACGACTGCTGGCCGGCGCGGTGTTCGCACTGAGCCCTCGGGTGCTGACGACGATCGGCTCGATCTCCTCGGAGACCCTGCCGATGATGCTGGCGCCGTGGGTGGTGCTCGGCGTGGTGACCGGGTTGTCGTCGACGACGGTCCCGACCTGGCGGCTGGGCCTGCGGGCCGCGGTGCCCATCGCGTTGATGGGCGCGGTGAACGCGGTCGCGACGGTGGCCGCCACCGCGGTCGGCGTGCTCTGGTGGGCCTTGAGCTACCGGCGTGCCGATCGCCGACGATGGGCCCGCTTCGGCGCCTGGTGGGCGGTGGGCGCGGCGCTGGTGTGCGCGTGGTGGATCGTCCCACTGGCGTTGTTGTCGCGGGTGAGCCCGCCGTTCCTCGACTTCATCGAGTCGTCGCGGGTGACGACGCAGTGGTCGTCGTTGACCGAGGTGCTGCGCGGCACCAGTTCGTGGACGCCGTTCGTCTCCCCGGAGCGTGTCGCCGGCGCCATCCTGGTGACCCAGCCGGCGGCGGTGTTGGCCACCGGCGTGTTGGCCGCGGCCGGGCTCGCCGGGTTGACCATGTCCGCCCTGCCCCGACGACGCGCCCTGGTCGCCGTCCTCGGCGTCGGGCTGGCGTTGATGTGCCTCGGGTTCGCCGGCCAGTGGGGCTCGCCGGTTGCCGAACCCATCCGGGACTTCCTCGACGGCGCCGGGGCACCGCTGCGCAACCTGCACAAGTTCGACCCCTTCCTGCGCATCCCCCTCGTCCTCGGTATCGCCCACCTGCTCGCGCGGGTCCCCCTCCCCCCGGCCGTGCCGGTCGGTGAATCCCTCGCCGGATTCGCCCACCCGCAGCGCTCGCGGCCGGTCGCGGCGGCGATCGTGCTCCTCGTCGCACTATTGGGGGCGGGCACCCTCGCCTGGACCGGTGGGCTGGCGGGCGACGCCACTTACCGTTCCCTGCCCGGCTATTGGCGCGATGCCGCGACCTGGCTCGATCGCGCCAACGACGACTCGGGCACGCCGGCCCGGGCGCTCGTGGTCCCCGGCTCGCCGTTCGCGCAACAGTTGTGGGGCACCACCCGCGACGAGCCGATGCAGGCGCTGGCCGCCTCGCCGTGGGCGGTGCGCGACGCCATTCCGCTGGTCCCGCCGACGGCGATCCGCGCGCTCGACGTCGTGCAGCGCGACATCGCCGACGGCCGTGCGTCGCCGGAGTTGGCGCCGCTCCTCGCACAGATGGGCGTGGGGTATGTCGTCCTGCGCGCCGACCTCGATCCGCGCGAATCCCGCTCGGCACGACCATTGCTGGCCCAACAGGCCCTGCTGCAGTCACCGGGCCTGCGCATGGTCGCGCGTTTCGGCCCGGAGGTGGCCCCGACGGTGGTGCGGGGCGTCGTCGTCGACGACGGATTGCGGCCGCCGCTGCCGGCCGTCCAGATCTTCGCCGTCGACGCGCGGCTGTTCCCCGGCACCGGCCCGGTGCTCGCCGATCTCGCCTCGATGCCCCGGGTCCAGGGCGGCCCGGAGGGGGCGCCGGCCGGGCGCCTGTCAATCCTCGACGAGGACGCGCGCACCGCCGGTCTGCCACCGGCGCCGCTGTGGGTCACCGATTCGCCGACCGACCGGGAGACCGATTTCGGCCGCGTCGACGACAACCGCTCGGCGATCCGTTCGCCCGGCGATCCGCGGCGCACGAAGAACGCCGTCGCGGACTATCCGGCCGGTTCGGCGAGTTCGGCGGCGAGTTCGCGCGGGGCCGAACCACCGCGCGTCGTCGGACAGTGGTTGCTCGACAACGCCCCCGACCAGGTTCGCGTCCGCGTCTCGTCGTCGGCCGCCGATGCCACCCAACCGGGCCAGTCGGCACCGGCCCGCAGTGCCGCGGCCGCCTTCGACGACGACGGGTCGACGTCGTGGGCCAGCGCGGGCATCGACCGCGCCGTCGGGCAGTGGATGGCGCTCGAGTTCACCCGCCCCCGCGCCAACCTCGCGGTCACGGTCACGACGTCGAAGGCGCTCGGCCCCGACGTGACCGGCATCCTGGTCACCACCGACCACGGCACCGCGGTCGCCACCGGCGTCAAACCCGGCGAGCCGGTGACGGTCTCGTTGCCTCCCGGGGCCACCGAACGCATCCAGATCCGGGCGATCTCGACCACGAACGGCGGTGCCGGGAACCAGTTCGCGCTGGCCGAGGTATCGCTGGCCGACCTGGCTTCGGGCCAGCCGCTGCGGATCCGCCACCGGGTGGTCCTCCCGCCGACGCCCCACGGCGCGACGGTGGCCGGGTGGTCGTTGCGCCAAGAGCAGCCGGGGCGGGCCGAATGCGTCGTCGGCGCGCCGAGCGTCAGCGCGCCCGGTCGGGTCCACTGCTCGCCCGGGTTGGCCGTGTCCCCCGAGACCCCCGGGGCCTTCTCCCGGGTGTTGTCGGTGCCGAGTCCCCGACGGGTCGCCGCGACGGTGACCCTGCGCCCCCGCCCCGGCGACGGGCTGAATCGGCTGTTGTCCCAGCCCGGCAGAGTCGTGGCCACCGGGGAGTCGGCGGTCGCCGACCCGCGCGGATCGGCGGCCGCCGCCGTCGACGGGGACCCGACGACGACCTGGCTCGCACCCGAGGCCAGTGCGGAGACGACCGCCGCGCCACCGAAGGACGGCAAACACCGCAAACGGTCGAAGGAGGCCAAGCGGGCCCGGCTCGAACTGCGCCTCCCCGCACGGCAACGCGTCGAGAAGCTGGTGCTCACCTCACCCAGGGGCTATCCGGCGACGACCGTGGAGGTGGCCGTCGACCTCGGCACCGGGGAACAGATCCGCCGCGTCGGCGCCGACGGGACGGTTGTCCTCGATCCCGCCGTCACCGACCGCATCGTGCTCACCGTCCGGCGCGGCAGCGACCTGATCAACGTCAACAACCTCGGCTTCGCCCGCACCGCCCCGGTCGGGATCAGCGAGATCGCCATCGTGCCGGGCGCGCCGATGCCGGCCGCCGACGACGGTCGGCCCGTCCACCTGGGGTGCGACTTCGGATTGACCCTCAACGTGTCCGGCCAGGTCGTGCCGCTGCAGGTGAACACGAGTGTCGGGGCGCTCCGCTCGGGTGCGCCGGTGCGGGCTGCGCCCTGCGGCCCGATCCTCCTCGGCGCCGGCGAGCAGGAACTGACGGTGAACCCGGGCCCCGGGTTCACCGTCGACGGAGTCGACTTATCGACTGCCGTCGACGGAGTCGACTTATCGACTGCCGTCGAGGGAATCGACCTCACGATCTCTCCGTCGGACACCACGCAGGCACCCCAACACCCGACCACGCCGCGCTGGGATGCCACCCGGCGCGAGGTGAGGGTCGACGCGGCGCATGTCGCCCGCGTCCTGGTCGTCCCGGAGAGCGCGAACCCCGGTTGGCGGGCCCGGCTGGGCGGCACGGACCTGACCGCGGTGACCGTCAACGGCTGGCAGCAGGGCTGGGTGATCCCGCCCGGCACCGGCGGCGTCGTGGCGCTGACCTATCCGCTCGACGGCCCGTATCGCTGGGCCCTGGGACTGGGACTGTTGGTGCTCGCGGTCGTCCTCGCACTCGCCCTGCTTCCGATTCGGTCCACCCCGTCGCTCGCCATCGGGGACGAGACCGGTCCCGTACGTGGGCCCGCCCTCAGCAGGGTCGGCGCACTCGCCTGCCTCGGCGGATCGTGGCTGCTGGCCGGCTGGTGGGGTCTGGCGGTGTCGGCGGCGGTCGGCGCCGGAATGTGGTGGTGGACCGGGCGTTCCGACGAGACGCGCTGGCGCGGCGCCCCCGTGGTGGCAGCCTTCGCCCTGTTCTTCGCGGCGACCTGCGGGCTGGCCGCCGGACCGTGGCAGTCACCGACCGGCTACACCGGTTTCGACTGGTGGGTCCAAGGCCTCGCGCTGGCCGCGGTCGCCGTGACCGGGTGGCGCGCCGTTAGCGACCAAAATCGTCCGAAATAGGCGGTGTCGAGGGCATATTTCCCTCGACCCCCGTCGATTCGGCTGTTTCTGGCAGCATCGGCGCCCGATCACCGCGGGTGGCCCACCGCCGGATCGGATCTTCGACGAAGGCATAGCTGGCGGCCGCGACCCCGACCGACAGCGCAGCGGTGATCACCCACACCAGGAGGAAGGATCCGCTGAACGGGATGATCCCGAACAGCCCGAACACGACCGCCAGCACGGCGACGTGCCAGATGAAGATCCCGTAGGACCACCGCCCCAGCGTCGTCATGACCGGAGAGGCGAGGAACCGGAACGGTCCGTCGACCAGGGCGAGCGGGGCGAGGATCGCGTACGCCCCGATCGCCCCCAGCCCGATCTTCGTCGCAAAGCCCGCGGCGCTGAGCTCCCCCATCCCGACCGGCCCGGCCAGCGGGGTGCAGGCCAGGCCGTAGGCGACGAGGAAGACCAACAGCATCACCGCGCGGTGCGAGCTCACCGAGCACAGGCGCCGGAGCACCGCGGGCATCGGCTGACCCGATGACCGCCACGCCACCAGCTCCGCCAACAACAACCCGGCGACGAACCACGGCAGGTGGCCGATCAACCAGTTCTGCGGCTCGGTCCCGTCGGGGGCGGGGATCAGCGAGGCGACCGGCCCCCACGCCAGCGCCACCGTGCCGAGCCCGGCGACCGCCGCCGGCCGCCACCGCGCCCGCTTGCCCCGCAGCGACACCAACAGCCAGGCGAGCACGGGCAGCACGGCGTAGAACAGGACCTCGACCGACAGGCTCCACATCTGGGTGAGGCCCGCGGTCAGCGACAGCGGCACGAAGACCTGGGTGAGCGTGAGGTTCGCCAGCCATACGACCGGATCGGTGGTGTGTGCTTCGGGGAGAAGGACGAGGACGACCACGACGACGACGGCGTAGGCCGGCCAGATCCGCCAGAACCGGTGCCGCACGTATCGGATCAGGCTCGGTTCGGGTGCCAACCCGCGCGCGGCCGCGGCGTGGGGCTGCCACAGCAGGAATCCCGACAGCGCGAAGAACAGCGCGACCGCGAGGTCGAGGCGGCCCAACACCGGCCCGACGACCGGCCGGACGACCATCCCGGTCTGGAAGGCGACGTGGGTGGTCAGCACGCCCAGCGCCGCCACCGCCCGCATCCCCTCCATTTGCGGGTAGTAGCGGCGCGTTCCGGTGCCCGTCGTCCGCACGCCCTTCGTCACTGCCAGCGTCGTCACTGCCATCGTCGTCACTGCCATCGTCTCGTCACTGCCATCGTCTCGTCACTGCCATCGTCTCGTCACTGCCATCGTCTCGTCACTGCCATCGTCGACCAGCGTAGAGCGGTACGCTCGCCTGCGTGCCCGATGCCCAACCCACCCGCTGGTCCACCGCACAGCTGCTGACACCGGTGTTGGTGTTCGCCGCGGCGATGCTGGCGACCGTGGCGGTGGCGTCCCCGACGGTCCTCGCGCCCCAGCTCTCGCGGGTCTCACTGGACACGAACCTCGTCTCAGTGGCGACGTCGACGGCCCCGGTGCCCACGCTGGACCGGTGCTCGGTGGACCGTCCGGCGGCCGCGATGCTGCCCCCGCGCCGACTGCTGCGCAGCCAGCGCATCGTCGTGGTCCGGCCGGCGGACCGTCGGATCGCGACGGTCCAGGCCAGTACCGCGCTGCGCCGCGACGACGCCGACGGCGGCGGATGCGCGAGCCCGGTGCTGATGGCCGCGGTCGACCGGGTGACGGTCGAGCGCACCACCGCCGCACCGACCGGCGAATCGAGTATCCAAACCGATTCCACCCGACCGGCGGCGCTGCTGCCGCACCGCGACGGCCTCACCTACCTGGCCGCCCCCAACACCGGGACCGAACTGCGGTTCTTCGACCCGGTGACGCGGCGCAGCGTGCCGCTGGTGCCCCTCGGAACCGATACCGTCGACGGCCTCGACGTCACGCGGATGCGCGCGGAGATCCCCGACACCGACCTCGCCGCCCTGCCCGGCGCCGACCCGCACAGCCGGATCACCAAACCCGGTGCCTGGTTCGGCTGGCCGGGGGCGAACGTGACCGCCGACTCGCACCAGCGGGGGAGCTACACCCTGTGGATCGACCAGAAGTCGGGACTGATCGTCGACGCGGAGATCGCCGTGACGCGCGAGTACCGCGCCGGCGACCGTCGACTCACCGAGTTCGACGCCACGCTGCGCTACGACGCCAAGACCCGCAAGACCCTGGTGGCGGCGGCCCGTGCGCAGGCCCGACCGATATGGCTCGCGAGGCGGGTGGTCCCCCTGGTCGCGGGTCTGCTGGCCATCGCCGCCATCGCGGGCCTGCTGCTGCACCGGCGTCGCGAGCCCCGCGGCACCGAACAGGGCGTTGCCGGAGACCGACCGTGAATATAGGGTAGGCATACCTTACTTAGGGGGTATGGCATGGCCGCAATCGGCTCGCGTCTGGCAGACATCGTCAGCGACCTGGTCCTGCGCAACGCCGAGGTCCGCGACGTCGCACCGGTGGCACCGGGTTTCGTCCGGGTCACCCTGACCAGTCCCGGCTTTAGCAGCTCAAACTGGTCTCCCGGGATGAAACTGCAGCTCCGCGCACAGCGCGGCGGCTTCCAGTTGCGCACGTATACGCCCGTCAGCTGGGACAACGACACCGCGTCGACCCAGGTGATCGGCTGGAATGCCGACCACGGGCCGGGCGGCCGATGGTTCGGCGAGGTTGCGGTGGGCGACGTCTGCGAGGTCTTCGGCCCGCGCCGCTCGCTGCCCCTCGGCGATCTCGCCGACGACGCGGTTTTCGTGGGCGACGAGACGAGCATCGGACTCGCCAGCGCCTTCCACGCGCTGCGCCCCCACGCCTTCCACGTGTTCGAATCCGTCGACCTCGCGGCCCTGACCGCCGCGCTCGACGCCCTCGGCCTACCGGCGGCACAGCGGGTCGTGGTCGCCAAGGACGACGACCGCGGCGCACTGCTGGGGCACCTGCGAGACCACGCCGCCGACATCAAAGACCCGTTCGACATCGTCGTCACCGGCGATGTGGCCACCGTCCGCGCGGTCCGGCGCAGCGCCCGCGAACTATCGGCGCGGAAGGTCCACGGGAAGGCCTACTGGGCCAAGGGCCGCGCCGGCCTCGACTAGGACGAGTCCGGAGCGGGACGAGGCTAGAAGCGGCCGCCGACGCCGATCCGGCCCGAGCTGCTCGACCCGCCGAACGAACCCGGCGAACGGCCCTCGTAGGTGTAGCCGTCGCCGCCGCGGCGGGCTCCGCCGGTGTCCAGGCGGCCCCCGCCGCGCAGGAAACTGTCGACGAGGATTCCGCCGAGCACCGCGCCGATCGCCGACGCATCCCCGCCCTGGGTGGTGGGGCGCTCGGTCTGCTGCCACGACACGACGTCGGCCTGGGCACTCATCAACGCCTCGTCGGCGAGAGAACCGGCCCGGCGCGCCTCGTCGATGGCCGCCGTGGTCTCGGCCTCGGGCCGCGCCTGGGCCGAGGCGAGAAGCCGCTCGGCCTCCGCGAGCCGGGTCCGGGCCTGCGTCTGCACGGCCCCGCGCCGCGTGGCGATGAAGTCGCGGGCGGCGGAGACTTTGCCCTCCGCCGCGGCCGTTCCCCGCTCGCGCAGTTCGACGTTGCGCTTGCGCAGGCTGACTTCGGCCCGCCCCGCGGTGAGTGCCTGGTCCAACTCGGCATCGCACTCGACCAGTGCGTTGAACGCGCCGAACGGGTCGGACTCGACGTTGGCCGAGGCATAGTCGAGGGCCTCGCGCGCCGCGGCGACCGCTGCGGTCAGCTCGGGCGTGGCGGTGAGGCCCTCAGCCTCCTTGAGCTCCCCGGTGACCTCGTCGATCAGCCCGGGCAGCCGCGTGGCCGCCTCGCCGATCGCGGCGTCGGCGTTGGCGATCGCGTTGAGCAGTTTGTCGGCCTGGGCCACGGCGCCCTCGGCGGCACGGATGGCCGCGACCGCGGCCCCCTGCCGACCGGCCGGTTTGGTGACGGCCTCGCGACCGTCGTCGACGTTCTCCTCGGCGAAGGCGATCTGTTTCTCCGCGAGCTCCACGTTGTGCGAGACGGCTTTGACCCGGGCCTCCCCGTGCTTGGCGATCAGCACGGCGAGCGACGCCTCGGCGGTTTGCGAGCGGGTCTTGAGGTCGACGATCCGGCGGGTCAGGTCGTCGAGGCGGTCCGGCGCACCGAGAAGGAGGTTGCGCATCTCGTCGAAGGCCCGCACCTGCTCGTCCAGGGCGCCGTCGACATCGTGACAGGTGGTGATGATCTCCACGAGCATCGAGCGCCGCTCGTCGGAGGTCTCTTCGATCGCGTCGTCGAGGCGCTGGCGCAGCACGAAGGAATTGGCCACGCCGCGCTGTGCCGCGTCGAGGGCGGCCCGAAACGGTGCCGTGGCCTGCTCGCCGAACTCGTCGACGGCGAGGCGCAGTTCCTCGGCGCTGGTCCGCACGGCGTTGTCGGTGTCGGTGAGGATCTCCTTGGACCACTCGTCGAGCACCTCGATCGACTGGGATCCGAGCTGGTCGACGGTGAGTTCGTCGGAGGCCTGGCGCAGCGAATCGATCTGCGCCTTCGCCTCCTGTTCCCGGCGCCGCCGCGTGTACAGGTAGGCCCCGCCGCCAGCGACGACCGCCGTGCCGCCGACGCCCGCCGCCACGTAGGCGGCCGTGTTCGACGGGGAGAGCGCCTTGTCGATCCCGTTCGCCGCGCCGACCCCGGCCGCGGCCCACGCGCCCTTCTTCAGTTGCGGTTCAACGTCTTTCGCCGCGACGGCATTGACCTTTTCCTGGGTGAGGCCTTCGGGGGCCGACAGGTAGTAGCGGTGCGCGTCGGTGGCCACGGCGAGCAGAACGTCGCGCTCGGTGAACTCGCTGGCGGTGACGACCTGAGCCGACCAGTCCGCGGCGGTGAGGTTGCCGAAGTTCTTCACGTAAACCACCCACAGGCTCAACCCGCGCTCGGTGTAGAGGTGCTCGATGGCCCGTTGCAGCTCGGCGCGGTCCGCGGCGCTGATCACCCCGGCCGGGTCGTGGATCTGCATCTGTTCGGGCAGGGTCATCGGGGGTTCGGCATGGGCCGCCCCCGCCCCCGCCATCCCGACGAACGCCGATGCGAACACGACGATCGCAGCGGCGAGCTGGCGGAGGATCAAACGAGCGAAAGCCATGGGTTCAACATAGTCCGTCGCCGTGGGATAGTGGCGCGATGACGGCGTGGCGGGGCTCGGCGCAGTGGGATGCCGTCGTCGTGGGATCCGGACCCAACGGGCTGACCGCGGCGGCGACCCTGGCACGCGCCGGGCGGCGGGTACTGGTCGTGGAGGCCGCCGACACCGTGGGCGGGGGAACCCGCAGCGCCGAACTCTTCGAATCCGGTGTCGTTCACGACCTGTGTTCGGCGGTCCACCCGTTGGGCCGCGTCTCGCCGGCCTTCGCCGAGCTGGGCCTGGCCGAACACGGGTTGACCTGGGCCACCCCCGAGGTGTCCCTGGCCCACGTCGTCGACGAATCGCGCGCGCTGGCCGTGTTCCGCGACTCCGGCGCCACCGCGGCCGGCCTCGGCGCCGACGGGACGGCGTGGCGCCGGTTGGTCGAGACCGCACCCGATCGGCTGGCCCCACTCGTCGACGAGGTGCTGCGGCCGGTGCGCCTCCCCCACCGGCCGCTGCTGATGGCCGGCTTCGGGGCGCGGGCACTCCTGCCCGTCGACGTGTTCACCCGCGCGTTTCGCGACGAGACGACCCGGGCGCTGTTCGCGGGCGTCGCCGCGCACGCGATCATGCCGATGTCGGCGCCGGCCTCGACCGGTCCGGGGTTGCTGCTGCTCGCCCCGGCCTCGGTGACCGGGTGGCCGATCGCGGTCGGCGGATCGCAGGCGATCGCCGATGCCCTCGTCTCCTGTCTGCGGGCGGCCGACGGGGTGATCGAGACGGGCCGCCCCATCCGGCGGTTCGAGGAGCTGCCACCCGCGGCGCAGTACTACTTCGACACCTCGGCACGCGACCTGGCGGCCATCCTCGGCGACCGGCTGGCGCCGCGCGCACGGCGCCGCTATGAACGGTGGCGGTATGGGCCCGGGGTCTGCAAGATCGATTTCCTGCTGTCCGAACCGATCCCGTGGCGCACCGACGCCCCGACCCGGACCGCGACGGTCCACGTCGCCCGCGACTACCGCCAGATCGCCGACACCGAAGCCACCGTCGCCCGCGGCGACCACCCGGGCAGACCCTGGCTGCTGGCGGGGGAACCCACCCGGATCGACCCGACGCGCGCGGGGGCGACCGGTCGCCACACCGCCTGGGCGTACTGCCACGTGCCGCACGGGTCGTCGACCGACATGGGCCCGGCGATGATCGACGAACTGGAGCGCTGCGCACCCGGCTTCCGCGACGTCATCCTCGCCTCCCGGGTGACGACGGCCGCCGGGCTCGGCGACTACGACGCCAACTACGTCGGCGGCGACATCGCGTCGGGTGCCACCTCGCTGCGGCAGATCCTGGCCCGGCCGCGGTGGCCGGTCAACCCCGTCGCACCGAA
This genomic interval carries:
- a CDS encoding TPM domain-containing protein — protein: MAFARLILRQLAAAIVVFASAFVGMAGAGAAHAEPPMTLPEQMQIHDPAGVISAADRAELQRAIEHLYTERGLSLWVVYVKNFGNLTAADWSAQVVTASEFTERDVLLAVATDAHRYYLSAPEGLTQEKVNAVAAKDVEPQLKKGAWAAAGVGAANGIDKALSPSNTAAYVAAGVGGTAVVAGGGAYLYTRRRREQEAKAQIDSLRQASDELTVDQLGSQSIEVLDEWSKEILTDTDNAVRTSAEELRLAVDEFGEQATAPFRAALDAAQRGVANSFVLRQRLDDAIEETSDERRSMLVEIITTCHDVDGALDEQVRAFDEMRNLLLGAPDRLDDLTRRIVDLKTRSQTAEASLAVLIAKHGEARVKAVSHNVELAEKQIAFAEENVDDGREAVTKPAGRQGAAVAAIRAAEGAVAQADKLLNAIANADAAIGEAATRLPGLIDEVTGELKEAEGLTATPELTAAVAAAREALDYASANVESDPFGAFNALVECDAELDQALTAGRAEVSLRKRNVELRERGTAAAEGKVSAARDFIATRRGAVQTQARTRLAEAERLLASAQARPEAETTAAIDEARRAGSLADEALMSAQADVVSWQQTERPTTQGGDASAIGAVLGGILVDSFLRGGGRLDTGGARRGGDGYTYEGRSPGSFGGSSSSGRIGVGGRF
- a CDS encoding siderophore-interacting protein, which encodes MAAIGSRLADIVSDLVLRNAEVRDVAPVAPGFVRVTLTSPGFSSSNWSPGMKLQLRAQRGGFQLRTYTPVSWDNDTASTQVIGWNADHGPGGRWFGEVAVGDVCEVFGPRRSLPLGDLADDAVFVGDETSIGLASAFHALRPHAFHVFESVDLAALTAALDALGLPAAQRVVVAKDDDRGALLGHLRDHAADIKDPFDIVVTGDVATVRAVRRSARELSARKVHGKAYWAKGRAGLD
- a CDS encoding acyltransferase family protein; amino-acid sequence: MAVTTLAVTKGVRTTGTGTRRYYPQMEGMRAVAALGVLTTHVAFQTGMVVRPVVGPVLGRLDLAVALFFALSGFLLWQPHAAAARGLAPEPSLIRYVRHRFWRIWPAYAVVVVVVLVLLPEAHTTDPVVWLANLTLTQVFVPLSLTAGLTQMWSLSVEVLFYAVLPVLAWLLVSLRGKRARWRPAAVAGLGTVALAWGPVASLIPAPDGTEPQNWLIGHLPWFVAGLLLAELVAWRSSGQPMPAVLRRLCSVSSHRAVMLLVFLVAYGLACTPLAGPVGMGELSAAGFATKIGLGAIGAYAILAPLALVDGPFRFLASPVMTTLGRWSYGIFIWHVAVLAVVFGLFGIIPFSGSFLLVWVITAALSVGVAAASYAFVEDPIRRWATRGDRAPMLPETAESTGVEGNMPSTPPISDDFGR
- a CDS encoding phytoene desaturase family protein → MTAWRGSAQWDAVVVGSGPNGLTAAATLARAGRRVLVVEAADTVGGGTRSAELFESGVVHDLCSAVHPLGRVSPAFAELGLAEHGLTWATPEVSLAHVVDESRALAVFRDSGATAAGLGADGTAWRRLVETAPDRLAPLVDEVLRPVRLPHRPLLMAGFGARALLPVDVFTRAFRDETTRALFAGVAAHAIMPMSAPASTGPGLLLLAPASVTGWPIAVGGSQAIADALVSCLRAADGVIETGRPIRRFEELPPAAQYYFDTSARDLAAILGDRLAPRARRRYERWRYGPGVCKIDFLLSEPIPWRTDAPTRTATVHVARDYRQIADTEATVARGDHPGRPWLLAGEPTRIDPTRAGATGRHTAWAYCHVPHGSSTDMGPAMIDELERCAPGFRDVILASRVTTAAGLGDYDANYVGGDIASGATSLRQILARPRWPVNPVAPNPYATGVPGVYLCSSATAPGGGVHGMCGYRAARFGLAR
- a CDS encoding DUF2613 family protein, translated to MLNYRLVAGAVAAAIGILVGVLGIFAAALIATSSSPATDANRVNPNDGFVPGSVDYGSRGDGGAAN
- a CDS encoding DUF3068 domain-containing protein, with amino-acid sequence MPDAQPTRWSTAQLLTPVLVFAAAMLATVAVASPTVLAPQLSRVSLDTNLVSVATSTAPVPTLDRCSVDRPAAAMLPPRRLLRSQRIVVVRPADRRIATVQASTALRRDDADGGGCASPVLMAAVDRVTVERTTAAPTGESSIQTDSTRPAALLPHRDGLTYLAAPNTGTELRFFDPVTRRSVPLVPLGTDTVDGLDVTRMRAEIPDTDLAALPGADPHSRITKPGAWFGWPGANVTADSHQRGSYTLWIDQKSGLIVDAEIAVTREYRAGDRRLTEFDATLRYDAKTRKTLVAAARAQARPIWLARRVVPLVAGLLAIAAIAGLLLHRRREPRGTEQGVAGDRP
- a CDS encoding DUF3367 domain-containing protein; this encodes MAAICVAALLLAFAQSPGRIAADTKLDLTANPLGFLSRAAHLWTPTAPLGQVQNQAYGYFFPHGAFFALGHLLHIPPWITQRLWWALLLAVGVVGIVKLAEALGIGSPGSRLLAGAVFALSPRVLTTIGSISSETLPMMLAPWVVLGVVTGLSSTTVPTWRLGLRAAVPIALMGAVNAVATVAATAVGVLWWALSYRRADRRRWARFGAWWAVGAALVCAWWIVPLALLSRVSPPFLDFIESSRVTTQWSSLTEVLRGTSSWTPFVSPERVAGAILVTQPAAVLATGVLAAAGLAGLTMSALPRRRALVAVLGVGLALMCLGFAGQWGSPVAEPIRDFLDGAGAPLRNLHKFDPFLRIPLVLGIAHLLARVPLPPAVPVGESLAGFAHPQRSRPVAAAIVLLVALLGAGTLAWTGGLAGDATYRSLPGYWRDAATWLDRANDDSGTPARALVVPGSPFAQQLWGTTRDEPMQALAASPWAVRDAIPLVPPTAIRALDVVQRDIADGRASPELAPLLAQMGVGYVVLRADLDPRESRSARPLLAQQALLQSPGLRMVARFGPEVAPTVVRGVVVDDGLRPPLPAVQIFAVDARLFPGTGPVLADLASMPRVQGGPEGAPAGRLSILDEDARTAGLPPAPLWVTDSPTDRETDFGRVDDNRSAIRSPGDPRRTKNAVADYPAGSASSAASSRGAEPPRVVGQWLLDNAPDQVRVRVSSSAADATQPGQSAPARSAAAAFDDDGSTSWASAGIDRAVGQWMALEFTRPRANLAVTVTTSKALGPDVTGILVTTDHGTAVATGVKPGEPVTVSLPPGATERIQIRAISTTNGGAGNQFALAEVSLADLASGQPLRIRHRVVLPPTPHGATVAGWSLRQEQPGRAECVVGAPSVSAPGRVHCSPGLAVSPETPGAFSRVLSVPSPRRVAATVTLRPRPGDGLNRLLSQPGRVVATGESAVADPRGSAAAAVDGDPTTTWLAPEASAETTAAPPKDGKHRKRSKEAKRARLELRLPARQRVEKLVLTSPRGYPATTVEVAVDLGTGEQIRRVGADGTVVLDPAVTDRIVLTVRRGSDLINVNNLGFARTAPVGISEIAIVPGAPMPAADDGRPVHLGCDFGLTLNVSGQVVPLQVNTSVGALRSGAPVRAAPCGPILLGAGEQELTVNPGPGFTVDGVDLSTAVDGVDLSTAVEGIDLTISPSDTTQAPQHPTTPRWDATRREVRVDAAHVARVLVVPESANPGWRARLGGTDLTAVTVNGWQQGWVIPPGTGGVVALTYPLDGPYRWALGLGLLVLAVVLALALLPIRSTPSLAIGDETGPVRGPALSRVGALACLGGSWLLAGWWGLAVSAAVGAGMWWWTGRSDETRWRGAPVVAAFALFFAATCGLAAGPWQSPTGYTGFDWWVQGLALAAVAVTGWRAVSDQNRPK